One Fusarium falciforme chromosome 1, complete sequence genomic window carries:
- a CDS encoding ATP-dependent (S)-NAD(P)H-hydrate dehydratase yields MSTKDLNMSAATKNVLAKVRRIIPPMLESFHKGQLGRVAVIGGSENYTVLNPRIYNLANQCSSQSHVICTPAAATVIKSYSPNLMVHPLMRQSPAPNPNQDPATRDTSKDPDSDPEHISAQIIDLLPRLHVLVVGPGLGRDPLMHATVARVIRAARNRGTPVVLDADALMLVQKDPGLVRGYDGAVLTPNVVEFGKLCEALKVDVSEDASETARVEALAKTLEGVTVIQKGAKDYISNGETTLTVDLQGGRKRSGGQGDTLTGSIATFLGWRKAYLDRLWDVGQNALGEHELVGLAAFGGAAITRECSRLAFAKKGRSLQASDLTEEVHVAFLNIFGEEDEEADSSRL; encoded by the exons ATGTCTACCAAGGACCTCAACATGTCTGCCGCTACGAAAAATGTCCTGGCCAAGGTGCGGCGCATCATCCCGCCGATGCTGGAATCATTCCACAAGG GCCAGCTGGGCCGAGTGGCCGTCATAGGAGGTAGCGAGAACTACACGG TCCTCAACCCTAGGATATACAACTTGGCTAACCAATGCTCCTCACAGTCCCACGTCATCTGCACACCCGCAGCCGCGACCGTCATCAAGTCGTACTCGCCGAACCTCATGGTCCATCCTCTGATGCGTCAGAGCCCGGCCCCGAACCCGAACCAAGACCCGGCGACCCGGGACACATCTAAGGACCCAGACTCTGACCCAGAGCACATATCGGCGCAGATCATCGACCTGCTCCCGCGGCTGcacgtcctcgtcgtcgggcCCGGCCTCGGCCGTGATCCATTGATGCATGCTACCGTAGCACGCGTCATCCGCGCGGCGCGCAATCGAGGTACACCCGTCGTGCTGGACGCCGATGCTCTGATGCTGGTGCAGAAGGATCCGGGCCTGGTGAGAGGTTACGATGGCGCAGTGTTGACGCCCAACGTCGTCGAGTTTGGCAAGCTGTGTGAGGCGCTCAAGGTCGACGTCAGCGAGGATGCGAGCGAGACGGCGCGGGTTGAGGCTCTAGCCAAGACGCTCGAGGGCGTAACGGTTATTCAGAAGGGCGCCAAGGACTACATCTCCAACGGCGAGACAACCCTTACGGTCGATCTCCAGGGTGGCAGGAAGAGAAGCGGTGGACAGGGAGATACCCTGACGGGATCCATTGCAACCTTCTTGGGGTGGAGGAAAGCATATCTCGACCGTCTTTGGGATGTAGGCCAGAATGCTCTCGGCGAGCATGAACTGGTTGGGCTGGCAGCTTTTGGTGGTGCCGCTATTACAAGA GAGTGCTCTCGTCTGGCCTTTGCTAAGAAGGGCCGCAGTCTCCAGGCCAGTGACTTGACTGAAGAGGTGCACGTTGCATTCCTCAACATCTTTGgggaagaagacgaggaggcaGATTCGTCGAGACTATAG